A genomic region of Salinibacter pepae contains the following coding sequences:
- the thiL gene encoding thiamine-phosphate kinase, with translation MESQEQSDQTALAEIGEFGLIALLRDTLGEPTDDTIVSGIADDAAVYRTDEDRVHVMTTDTLVEGVHFDRAFMPMEHLGFKALSVNVSDVVAMNASPRYATVSIGIPQNVSVEMITTVYEGLKQACDAYDMHIVGGDTNASHGLSLSISVVGAAAEEKVVYRTGAQVGDKICVTGDLGSSYAGLKVLLRNRERLQEQEEDFEPDLDPYSYVIRRHLAPPAQLKTVRDWGDAGVQPHALIDISDGLSAEVHHICEAGDLGAQLYEPALPIDPETRNTATDFGEDVTIYALFGGEDYELVFTIPEDELDALDPQTYTVVGEIVEPDDPEHPIKLQRAHGENVPLQPGGFDHFDGPSATAPPA, from the coding sequence ATGGAATCCCAGGAGCAGTCCGACCAGACGGCCCTCGCCGAGATCGGTGAGTTTGGCCTCATTGCCCTCCTGCGCGACACGCTCGGCGAGCCCACCGACGACACCATTGTGTCGGGCATCGCCGACGACGCGGCCGTGTACCGCACGGACGAGGACCGCGTGCACGTCATGACCACCGATACCCTCGTGGAGGGCGTCCACTTCGACCGCGCCTTCATGCCGATGGAGCACCTCGGCTTCAAGGCCCTCTCGGTCAACGTGAGCGACGTGGTGGCGATGAATGCGTCGCCGCGCTACGCCACCGTCTCGATCGGCATCCCGCAGAACGTGTCCGTCGAGATGATTACCACGGTCTACGAGGGCCTGAAGCAGGCCTGCGACGCCTACGACATGCACATCGTGGGGGGCGACACGAACGCGTCCCACGGCCTCTCGCTCTCGATCTCGGTCGTGGGGGCGGCGGCGGAGGAGAAGGTGGTGTACCGCACGGGGGCCCAGGTCGGCGACAAGATCTGCGTCACGGGCGACCTTGGCTCCTCGTACGCGGGCCTGAAGGTGCTGCTGCGCAATCGGGAGCGCCTCCAGGAGCAGGAGGAAGACTTTGAGCCGGACCTCGACCCGTACTCTTACGTCATCCGGCGGCACTTGGCCCCGCCGGCCCAGCTCAAGACGGTTCGCGACTGGGGCGACGCCGGGGTGCAGCCCCACGCCCTCATCGACATCTCGGACGGCCTCTCCGCCGAGGTGCACCACATCTGCGAGGCCGGCGACCTCGGCGCGCAACTCTACGAGCCGGCCCTCCCCATCGACCCGGAGACCCGCAACACGGCCACCGACTTCGGGGAGGACGTGACGATTTACGCCCTGTTCGGCGGGGAGGACTACGAGCTGGTGTTCACGATTCCGGAAGACGAGCTCGACGCCCTCGACCCACAGACGTACACGGTGGTGGGCGAGATCGTGGAGCCCGACGATCCGGAGCACCCGATCAAGCTCCAGCGCGCCCACGGCGAGAATGTCCCGCTTCAGCCGGGGGGCTTCGACCACTTCGACGGCCCGTCCGCGACCGCCCCGCCGGCGTAG
- the atpC gene encoding ATP synthase F1 subunit epsilon has product MADELTVDIVTPDERSFQGPANGVRAPGIEGSFEVREDHAPMIAAFGIGPLIVKTQAAHEYADMHNDRIIFATSGGFLEIIDNKVTVLAETVEPASEIDVERAESAEERAKRRLEEGVQEEERETHEAARDRARNRLRVAMGKVGTRQS; this is encoded by the coding sequence ATGGCCGACGAACTGACCGTTGACATCGTGACGCCGGACGAGCGCTCGTTTCAGGGCCCGGCCAATGGCGTCCGCGCCCCCGGCATTGAAGGCTCATTCGAGGTCCGCGAAGACCATGCCCCCATGATCGCCGCGTTCGGCATCGGGCCCCTCATCGTGAAGACGCAGGCGGCCCACGAGTACGCCGACATGCACAACGACCGCATCATCTTTGCCACGAGCGGCGGCTTTCTGGAGATCATCGACAACAAGGTCACCGTGCTGGCCGAGACGGTCGAGCCGGCCTCGGAAATTGACGTGGAGCGGGCCGAGAGCGCCGAGGAGCGCGCGAAGCGACGCCTCGAAGAGGGCGTGCAGGAGGAGGAGCGCGAGACCCACGAGGCCGCCCGCGACCGGGCCCGAAACCGTCTGCGCGTCGCCATGGGGAAGGTCGGCACGCGACAGTCGTAA
- a CDS encoding Hpt domain-containing protein: MPPPAVDRDALVELLDGNPNVIVTLIDSFLDDCSDYMDAIRAAVASRDAEALEREAHGLKGATGSLRAAPSSEAAQTLEEMAHAGDFADAEAALETLEAEIDRLKDELRALRTACQDAAGRVD, from the coding sequence ATGCCCCCCCCTGCTGTTGACCGAGACGCCCTCGTCGAACTCCTGGACGGGAACCCCAACGTCATCGTGACCCTTATCGACTCGTTCCTGGACGACTGCTCGGACTACATGGATGCCATCCGGGCCGCGGTTGCAAGCAGAGACGCCGAGGCACTGGAACGGGAGGCCCACGGCCTAAAGGGAGCGACGGGCAGCCTTCGGGCCGCCCCGTCCAGCGAGGCGGCCCAGACGCTCGAGGAGATGGCCCACGCGGGGGACTTTGCGGACGCCGAGGCGGCCCTGGAGACGCTGGAGGCCGAAATTGACCGCCTCAAAGACGAGCTCCGTGCCCTCCGGACGGCGTGTCAGGACGCCGCCGGACGGGTAGACTGA
- a CDS encoding glycosyltransferase produces the protein MLAAFEVAVPALYAVAIVALTAYGGNLLWLALVHAASERLRDGPVPAPDDLPEPDDDWPVVTVQLPLYNEAEVAQRLIDACVHLDYPRAKLDIQVLDDSTDATTERVAQRVAHWQAEGVSITHVRRDDRTGYKAGALANGLHRARGDLIAIFDADFVPRPSFLRRLVPRFFDAPDLGMVQARWGHLNRDDSLLTKVQAFGLDAHFAIEQRVRELAGCFLNFNGTAGVWRRACIEDAGGWAHDTLTEDLDLSYRAQLQGWRLTYVPAAEAPAELPPDMNALRAQQFRWAKGGAETALKLTGRLWRSAQPWRVKLEGTFHLTAHFAFPFILLAALTHAPLLLLKGIGHGPGEVYFAIMGFGLFGFAGFFLAQLFAQRALHPDWRRRLRLFVPFMAGTMGLSLSNTSAVWQALRGTDTAFIRTPKVGSAGGDGWWESRYAIREVPRVVWGELALAVYSTVGLGVVVGLGEWAAVPFQALFALGFALVTASSLRQALTAQQGPTASAPASSPAA, from the coding sequence GCCTTCGAGGTCGCCGTTCCGGCACTCTACGCGGTTGCCATCGTGGCCCTCACGGCCTACGGCGGCAACCTGTTGTGGCTGGCCCTCGTCCACGCCGCCAGTGAAAGATTACGCGACGGCCCCGTGCCGGCCCCCGACGACCTGCCGGAGCCCGACGACGACTGGCCCGTCGTGACCGTGCAGCTGCCCCTCTACAACGAGGCCGAAGTGGCCCAGCGCCTCATCGACGCCTGCGTGCACCTCGACTACCCCCGCGCCAAGCTCGACATCCAGGTCCTCGACGACTCCACGGACGCGACAACCGAGCGGGTCGCCCAGCGGGTTGCCCACTGGCAGGCCGAGGGCGTCAGCATTACGCACGTCCGCCGCGACGACCGGACCGGCTACAAGGCCGGCGCCCTCGCCAACGGGCTGCACCGTGCCCGCGGGGACCTGATCGCGATTTTCGACGCCGATTTCGTGCCGCGCCCGTCGTTCCTGCGCCGCCTCGTGCCGCGCTTCTTCGACGCCCCCGACCTGGGCATGGTGCAGGCCCGCTGGGGCCACCTCAACCGGGACGACTCGCTGCTGACGAAGGTGCAGGCCTTCGGCCTCGACGCCCACTTCGCGATCGAGCAGCGGGTGCGTGAGCTGGCGGGCTGCTTCCTTAACTTCAACGGCACCGCCGGCGTCTGGCGCCGCGCCTGCATCGAGGACGCGGGCGGCTGGGCCCACGACACGCTCACCGAAGACCTCGACCTTAGCTACCGCGCCCAGCTGCAGGGGTGGCGCCTCACGTACGTCCCCGCCGCGGAGGCCCCGGCCGAGCTGCCGCCCGACATGAACGCGCTCCGCGCCCAACAATTTCGGTGGGCGAAGGGCGGCGCCGAAACGGCCCTCAAGCTGACGGGCCGCCTCTGGCGATCGGCCCAGCCGTGGCGGGTGAAGCTGGAGGGCACGTTCCACCTTACCGCTCACTTCGCCTTCCCGTTTATCCTGCTCGCCGCCCTCACCCACGCCCCGCTCCTGCTGCTCAAGGGCATTGGCCACGGGCCCGGGGAGGTCTATTTCGCGATCATGGGATTCGGCCTGTTCGGGTTCGCCGGGTTTTTCCTCGCCCAGCTGTTCGCCCAGCGCGCCCTGCACCCCGATTGGCGACGGCGCCTCCGCCTCTTCGTGCCGTTCATGGCCGGCACCATGGGCCTCTCGCTCAGCAACACGAGCGCCGTGTGGCAGGCCCTCCGGGGCACCGACACCGCGTTCATCCGCACGCCGAAGGTGGGGAGCGCCGGCGGCGACGGCTGGTGGGAAAGCCGCTACGCCATCCGCGAGGTGCCCCGCGTCGTGTGGGGCGAGCTGGCCCTGGCCGTCTATTCGACGGTCGGCCTCGGCGTCGTGGTGGGCCTCGGCGAGTGGGCCGCTGTTCCGTTTCAGGCGCTGTTCGCGCTCGGGTTCGCGCTGGTGACCGCGTCGAGCCTGCGGCAGGCCCTGACGGCCCAGCAGGGCCCGACGGCCTCCGCCCCGGCCTCGTCGCCGGCCGCCTGA
- a CDS encoding anhydro-N-acetylmuramic acid kinase has product MDVLLALHRRSRRTVVGLMSGTSLDGVDAALVQLDGSGPDLTMDPEAFVHIPYPTALRDLIRANTDPAASSVRDVTRLDARLAEAYAAAVDRVVAEADVDRGTVDLVGAHGQTVCHLPEPADCAGKDVRATLQLGNPSTLATRLGVPVVGNFRAADLALGGQGAPLVPYFDRVAFTDPDEARGLLNLGGIANLTVLPAGAAPDDVRAFDTGPANMVIDALATRLFGAPHDPDGRHADTGTPDHDLLADLLEGEYFRREPPKSTGRDDFGPDYVDRLLGAARSRTLSPEDTMATATLLTAASVYQAYAQYVRPEQAIDELIVSGGGVHNDTLWRMLEEAFTPIPVRPTSDHGVAPDAKEALCFAVLAHEAVNGTPTNLPSVTGASARTPLGSLSVPGP; this is encoded by the coding sequence ATGGACGTCCTTCTCGCCCTCCACCGCCGGTCGCGCCGCACGGTCGTCGGCCTCATGTCTGGCACCTCGCTCGACGGCGTGGACGCCGCCCTCGTGCAGCTGGACGGCAGCGGCCCGGACCTGACGATGGACCCGGAGGCGTTCGTGCACATCCCCTATCCCACCGCCCTCCGGGACCTCATTCGCGCAAACACAGATCCGGCCGCGTCGTCGGTCCGGGACGTGACGCGCCTCGATGCCCGCCTCGCGGAGGCGTACGCGGCGGCCGTCGACCGCGTGGTGGCGGAGGCCGACGTGGACCGCGGGACCGTCGACCTCGTGGGGGCCCACGGCCAGACCGTGTGCCACCTCCCTGAGCCGGCGGACTGTGCCGGCAAGGACGTCCGGGCCACGCTCCAGCTCGGCAACCCGTCGACCCTCGCGACGCGGCTGGGGGTGCCGGTCGTGGGCAATTTCCGCGCGGCGGACCTGGCGCTGGGCGGACAGGGCGCCCCGCTCGTGCCATACTTCGACCGGGTCGCCTTCACCGATCCCGACGAGGCTCGCGGGCTGCTCAACCTCGGCGGCATCGCCAACCTGACGGTGCTGCCCGCCGGCGCGGCCCCCGACGACGTGCGGGCCTTCGACACGGGCCCGGCCAACATGGTGATCGACGCGCTCGCCACCCGCCTCTTCGGCGCGCCCCACGACCCGGACGGCCGGCACGCCGACACCGGCACGCCCGACCACGACCTGCTTGCCGACCTGCTGGAGGGCGAGTACTTTCGCCGCGAGCCGCCGAAGTCCACGGGCCGCGACGACTTCGGGCCCGACTACGTGGACCGCCTGCTCGGCGCCGCCCGGTCCCGCACCCTCTCCCCCGAGGACACGATGGCCACGGCGACGCTCCTCACCGCCGCGTCCGTCTACCAGGCCTACGCGCAGTACGTGCGTCCGGAGCAGGCCATCGACGAACTCATCGTTAGTGGCGGGGGCGTGCACAACGACACGCTCTGGCGGATGCTGGAGGAGGCCTTCACCCCCATTCCGGTCCGCCCCACGTCGGACCACGGCGTGGCCCCGGACGCGAAGGAGGCCCTCTGCTTCGCCGTCCTCGCCCACGAGGCCGTCAACGGAACGCCCACGAACCTGCCGTCGGTGACGGGGGCCTCGGCGCGCACTCCTCTCGGCTCTCTGAGCGTGCCGGGGCCATAG
- the atpD gene encoding F0F1 ATP synthase subunit beta yields MEVGSNEVKGKIVEVLGPVVDAEFPRDGVPDILDALRIEREDSRDLILEVQQHLGERRVRAIAMDSTDGLQRGQAIAATNQPISVPIGEEIRGRLFNVVGQPIDGLPEPDVDERRAIHQDPPEYNELTGSQEVLETGIKVMDLIQPVPKGGKVGLFGGAGVGKTVLIMELINNIAKAHEGLSVFSGVGERTREGNDLLREMIEAGVMTYGEEFRESMEAGGWDLDKVDFDAMNSESNISLVFGQMNEPPGARARVGLTGLTIAEYFRDLGGRDVLFFLDNIFRFVQAGQEMSALMGRMPSAVGYQPTLASEMGDLQERITSTQEGSITSFQAVYVPADDLTDPAPATTFAHLDCTTVLSRQLSTQGIYPAIDPLDSTSQMLNERALGTEHYETAQDVKEILQRYEELQDIIAILGMDELSDEDKQAVNRARRVQRFLSQPFFVAEQFTGQPGKYVPIEETIRGFRMILDGELDHLPERAFLLKGTIDEVIEAGEEMAEEA; encoded by the coding sequence ATGGAAGTAGGAAGCAACGAAGTCAAGGGCAAAATTGTCGAGGTGCTCGGCCCGGTCGTCGACGCCGAATTTCCGCGCGACGGCGTGCCCGATATTCTGGACGCCCTCCGGATCGAACGGGAGGACAGCCGCGACCTGATTCTGGAGGTGCAACAGCACCTTGGCGAACGGCGCGTCCGGGCGATCGCGATGGACTCGACCGACGGGCTGCAGCGCGGCCAGGCCATTGCGGCGACGAATCAGCCCATCAGCGTGCCCATCGGCGAAGAGATTCGGGGGCGCCTCTTCAACGTCGTCGGCCAGCCGATCGACGGCCTGCCGGAGCCGGACGTCGACGAGCGCCGGGCCATTCACCAGGACCCGCCCGAGTACAACGAACTGACCGGGTCGCAGGAGGTGCTGGAAACCGGCATCAAGGTGATGGACCTGATCCAGCCGGTGCCCAAGGGCGGCAAGGTCGGCCTCTTCGGCGGGGCCGGCGTCGGCAAGACGGTCCTCATCATGGAGCTCATCAACAACATCGCCAAGGCGCACGAGGGCCTCTCGGTCTTCTCCGGCGTCGGGGAGCGCACCCGCGAGGGCAACGACCTGCTCCGCGAGATGATTGAGGCCGGCGTGATGACCTACGGCGAGGAGTTCCGCGAGTCGATGGAGGCCGGCGGATGGGACCTCGACAAGGTCGACTTCGACGCGATGAACAGCGAGAGCAACATCTCGCTCGTCTTTGGCCAGATGAACGAGCCGCCCGGCGCCCGGGCCCGCGTGGGCCTCACCGGCCTCACAATTGCGGAGTACTTCCGCGACCTCGGGGGGCGGGACGTGCTCTTCTTCCTCGACAACATCTTCCGCTTCGTCCAGGCGGGCCAGGAGATGTCGGCCCTCATGGGGCGCATGCCGAGCGCCGTGGGCTACCAGCCGACGCTCGCCAGCGAGATGGGCGACCTGCAGGAGCGCATCACCTCGACGCAGGAGGGCTCCATTACCTCCTTCCAGGCCGTCTACGTCCCGGCCGACGACCTGACGGACCCCGCCCCGGCCACGACGTTCGCCCACCTCGACTGCACGACCGTTCTCTCGCGCCAGCTGTCGACGCAGGGCATCTACCCGGCCATCGACCCGCTCGACTCCACGAGCCAGATGCTCAACGAGCGGGCCCTGGGCACCGAGCACTACGAGACCGCGCAGGACGTGAAGGAGATCCTCCAGCGCTACGAGGAGCTCCAGGACATCATCGCGATTCTCGGAATGGACGAGCTGAGCGACGAGGACAAGCAGGCCGTCAACCGCGCCCGGCGCGTGCAGCGGTTCCTCAGCCAGCCCTTCTTCGTCGCCGAGCAGTTTACCGGCCAGCCCGGCAAGTACGTCCCCATCGAGGAGACCATCCGCGGCTTCCGCATGATTCTCGACGGCGAGCTCGACCACCTGCCCGAGCGGGCCTTCCTGCTGAAGGGCACAATCGACGAGGTGATCGAGGCCGGCGAGGAGATGGCCGAGGAAGCATAA
- a CDS encoding tetratricopeptide repeat protein: MSVPDLQEPLALLEQEDYDAAIATLHDTVRALPAHLGAHVLLAHAYESQERWEEALQSWAEARFLMPNSPIAKAGTQRVLRRLEDHDGASFTFAFPPSLTTSSPSDADPDAAPNDAAAPAEGAEDPAADADSGLAQLRRQAEREARQGGARPGLSDAPPSSDRPSSPDEAPPTPEEQVEQLEDEGDTDDLDHLINELQSARIEPEAEADAPPPDVDEEAGMAAEDDTEDIVSETLARIHEGQDDYQEAARIYAALAEQEPDRADEFQEKADEMRRKADEAGEDA; this comes from the coding sequence ATGTCTGTGCCCGACCTTCAAGAGCCCCTTGCCCTGCTCGAACAGGAGGACTACGACGCCGCCATCGCGACGCTTCACGACACGGTCAGGGCCCTGCCGGCGCATCTGGGGGCGCACGTGCTGCTGGCCCACGCCTACGAGTCCCAGGAACGCTGGGAGGAAGCACTGCAGTCCTGGGCGGAGGCGCGCTTCCTGATGCCGAACAGCCCCATCGCCAAGGCGGGCACCCAGCGGGTCCTTCGCCGCCTGGAGGATCACGACGGCGCCTCGTTCACCTTTGCCTTTCCCCCGTCCCTCACGACCTCGTCCCCCTCCGACGCCGACCCGGACGCCGCCCCCAACGACGCTGCCGCTCCGGCCGAGGGGGCGGAGGACCCGGCCGCCGACGCGGACTCCGGCCTGGCCCAGCTGCGGCGCCAGGCCGAACGGGAGGCCCGGCAGGGCGGCGCCCGCCCGGGGCTGTCCGACGCGCCCCCCTCGTCCGACCGTCCGTCCTCGCCCGACGAGGCCCCGCCCACGCCCGAAGAGCAGGTCGAACAGCTCGAGGACGAGGGCGACACCGACGACCTTGACCACCTCATCAACGAGCTGCAGTCGGCCCGCATCGAGCCGGAGGCCGAGGCCGACGCCCCGCCCCCGGACGTGGACGAGGAGGCCGGGATGGCGGCGGAGGACGACACGGAGGACATCGTCTCGGAAACGCTGGCCCGCATTCACGAGGGACAGGACGACTACCAGGAGGCCGCCCGCATCTACGCCGCACTGGCCGAGCAGGAGCCCGACCGGGCCGACGAGTTTCAGGAAAAGGCCGACGAGATGCGTAGGAAGGCCGACGAGGCCGGGGAAGACGCCTAG
- a CDS encoding zinc-dependent metalloprotease, with amino-acid sequence MHFGSPPASLRCSCVVLLVLGAVGLFTSPALAQDAEDSSLPTIAEKTEGMTKMDGYVPVYWDAATGKLWLEITRFDTEMLYVSSLPTGLGSNPVGLDRGQLGTQRVVRFERTGPTVLLVTPNLDYRAASDNEYERTAVREAFAPGVLQGFEVAAEGPEGHVLVDATDFVVRDAHGVARRLKNTGQGAYALAEGRSAPVPEHVKAFPQNTELEARLTFTTDGDPGAYVERTAAAPRALTLRVHHSLVELPDTAGYTPRRFDPRSGLFYTDYMDFATPIGKSMTKRLVNRHRLTCAAAPGADGLCPPEEPIVYYLDPGTPEPVRGALLDGARWWGEAFEAAGFEDAYRVEVLPDSADAMDVRYNVIQWVHRRTRGWSYGASVTDPRTGEILKGHVTLGSQRVRQDYLLAEGLLAPYQGAHADGIPAADDPMLEMALARIRQLSAHEVGHTLGLAHNFAASVNDRASVMDYPAPRARVEGDSVSLEGAYDTGVERWDVKALQYAYARPGPNQTEAALLDSLVRAAERAGLRYVTDADARPAGAAHPKGNLWDNGRNMVDALDREMRVRDVALDRFGEAVVKRGTPLAQMEEALVPLYLRHRYQVAATAKLIGGEAYEYAVRGESEAQVSERVPAQRQAAALDALLSTITPAALALPEAARDRIPPRPPGHPDTREVFEGRTDPTFDPYAPAEVAATMVLDALTVPERALRLIEQRDATPDLPGLQGTLAQITDAVWKADPPADGYRAEVQRTVQQVWTDVLLDRADAADGAPAVQARLEQHLRTLRDWLADHPGEGAEAEAHRTAVRTSIERFFDRSHDAAARPSTVDAPPGSPIGQAPGYHRRHAQRQAWLDRWAPPVCSRQRP; translated from the coding sequence ATGCACTTTGGTTCCCCGCCCGCCTCGCTGCGCTGCTCGTGCGTCGTGCTCCTGGTGCTCGGGGCGGTGGGGCTCTTCACGTCCCCCGCCCTCGCGCAGGACGCAGAGGATTCGTCCCTGCCGACCATCGCCGAGAAGACCGAGGGGATGACAAAAATGGACGGCTACGTTCCGGTCTACTGGGACGCGGCGACGGGCAAACTCTGGCTGGAGATTACCCGATTCGATACCGAGATGCTCTACGTCAGCTCGCTGCCCACGGGGCTCGGGTCCAACCCCGTCGGGCTCGATCGGGGCCAGCTCGGCACGCAGCGGGTCGTCCGCTTCGAGCGGACGGGGCCGACGGTGCTGCTCGTGACCCCGAACCTCGACTACCGCGCCGCCTCCGACAACGAGTACGAGCGAACCGCGGTGCGGGAGGCGTTCGCGCCGGGTGTCCTGCAGGGCTTCGAGGTGGCGGCCGAGGGGCCCGAGGGGCACGTGCTGGTCGACGCGACCGACTTCGTGGTGCGCGACGCCCACGGGGTGGCCCGTCGCCTGAAAAACACCGGGCAGGGGGCGTACGCGCTCGCGGAGGGACGCAGTGCGCCCGTTCCCGAGCACGTGAAGGCCTTTCCCCAGAACACCGAGCTGGAGGCGCGGCTCACCTTCACCACGGACGGCGACCCGGGGGCGTACGTGGAGCGGACGGCGGCCGCGCCCCGGGCCCTCACGCTCCGCGTGCACCACTCGCTCGTCGAGCTGCCCGATACGGCCGGGTACACCCCGCGCCGCTTCGATCCGCGCTCCGGGCTCTTCTACACGGACTACATGGATTTTGCAACGCCCATCGGGAAGTCCATGACGAAGCGGCTCGTCAACCGGCACCGGCTCACCTGTGCGGCGGCGCCCGGCGCGGACGGGCTGTGCCCGCCGGAGGAGCCCATCGTCTACTACCTCGACCCCGGCACGCCCGAGCCGGTGCGCGGCGCCCTGCTCGACGGCGCCCGGTGGTGGGGGGAGGCGTTCGAGGCCGCGGGCTTTGAGGACGCCTACCGGGTCGAGGTGCTGCCGGACAGTGCCGACGCGATGGACGTGCGCTACAACGTGATCCAGTGGGTGCACCGCCGCACGCGGGGCTGGAGCTACGGCGCCTCCGTAACCGACCCGCGGACCGGCGAGATTCTGAAGGGCCACGTCACCCTCGGCTCCCAGCGCGTGCGGCAGGACTACCTGCTGGCCGAGGGCCTCCTGGCCCCGTACCAGGGCGCCCATGCCGACGGCATCCCGGCCGCGGACGATCCGATGCTGGAAATGGCGCTCGCCCGCATTCGGCAGCTGTCGGCGCACGAGGTGGGGCACACGCTGGGCCTCGCCCACAACTTTGCCGCGTCGGTGAACGACCGCGCCTCGGTCATGGACTACCCGGCGCCGCGGGCCCGTGTGGAGGGAGACTCCGTGTCCCTGGAAGGCGCCTACGACACCGGCGTGGAGCGGTGGGACGTGAAGGCCCTCCAGTACGCCTACGCCCGTCCGGGCCCCAATCAGACGGAGGCCGCGCTGCTCGACAGCCTCGTGCGGGCAGCGGAGCGGGCGGGCCTCCGGTACGTGACGGACGCGGACGCCCGTCCGGCCGGCGCCGCCCACCCGAAGGGCAACCTCTGGGACAACGGGCGCAACATGGTCGACGCCCTCGATCGGGAGATGCGGGTGCGAGACGTGGCCCTCGACCGGTTTGGCGAGGCGGTCGTGAAGCGCGGGACGCCGCTCGCCCAGATGGAGGAGGCGCTCGTGCCCCTCTACCTGCGCCACCGGTACCAGGTCGCCGCCACGGCGAAGCTCATTGGGGGCGAGGCCTACGAGTACGCCGTGCGTGGCGAGTCGGAGGCGCAGGTGTCCGAGCGCGTGCCGGCCCAACGCCAGGCGGCCGCCCTCGACGCCCTGCTGTCCACGATCACGCCCGCGGCGCTGGCCCTGCCGGAGGCCGCCCGCGACCGCATCCCGCCACGTCCGCCGGGCCATCCGGATACCCGCGAGGTGTTCGAGGGCCGGACGGACCCGACGTTCGACCCCTACGCCCCGGCCGAGGTGGCGGCCACCATGGTGCTCGATGCCCTCACCGTGCCGGAACGGGCCCTGCGCCTCATCGAGCAGCGGGACGCCACCCCCGACCTGCCGGGCCTGCAGGGCACGCTCGCGCAAATTACCGACGCCGTGTGGAAGGCCGACCCGCCCGCCGACGGGTACCGGGCCGAGGTGCAGCGGACGGTGCAGCAGGTGTGGACGGACGTGCTCCTCGACCGCGCCGACGCCGCCGACGGGGCCCCGGCCGTGCAGGCCCGCCTCGAACAGCACCTGCGCACGCTTCGAGACTGGCTCGCCGACCATCCGGGCGAGGGGGCGGAGGCCGAAGCCCACCGAACGGCCGTCCGGACGTCGATCGAGCGATTTTTCGACCGGTCCCACGACGCGGCCGCCCGCCCATCTACCGTCGATGCCCCGCCCGGCTCCCCCATCGGACAGGCCCCAGGGTACCACCGGCGCCACGCCCAGCGGCAGGCCTGGCTCGATCGGTGGGCCCCGCCCGTCTGCTCGCGGCAGAGGCCGTAG